The following coding sequences are from one Venturia canescens isolate UGA chromosome 5, ASM1945775v1, whole genome shotgun sequence window:
- the LOC122411592 gene encoding ubiquitin-conjugating enzyme E2 G1 isoform X1, producing the protein MSAKEVMTKNRAHFFSYIFRQPKLNDLAYALYDKILQLNKNPVEGFSAGLIDDNDIYRWEVLIIGPPDTLYEGGFFKAHLQFPKEYPLRPPRMKFITEIWHPNIEKNGDVCISILHEPGDDKWGYEKASERWLPVHTVETILISVISMLADPNDESPANVDAAKEWRESYTEFKRKVARCVRKSQEECL; encoded by the exons ATGAGTGCGAAGGAAGTCATGACGAAAAACCGggcccattttttttcttatatttttcgccAACCGAAACTGAACGACCTCGCTTATGCGCTTTATGATAAAATCCTCC aattgaataaaaaccCAGTTGAAGGGTTTTCAGCTGGTCTAATCGACGACAATGATATATATCGCTGGGAAGTGCTTATTATTGGACCTCCGGACACATTGTA cgaggGAGGTTTCTTTAAAGCACATTTACAATTTCCCAAAGAGTATCCACTCAGGCCACCGAGAATGAAATTCATCACAGAAATTTGGCATCCCAATA TTGAGAAGAACGGGGATGTTTGCATATCCATTTTGCACGAGCCTGGTGATGATAAATGGGGCTATGAAAAAGCATCCGAACGATGGTTACCAGTCCACACGGTCGAAACAATTTTAATCAGTGTCATTAGTATGCTGGCTGATCCAAACGATGAAAGTCCTGCCAACGTGGATGCAGCT AAAGAGTGGAGGGAAAGTTATACGGAATTCAAACGAAAAGTCGCAAGGTGCGTCCGAAAAAGCCAAGAGGAGTGTTTGTAG
- the LOC122411592 gene encoding ubiquitin-conjugating enzyme E2 G1 isoform X2, which produces MSEPQSALLLRKQLAELNKNPVEGFSAGLIDDNDIYRWEVLIIGPPDTLYEGGFFKAHLQFPKEYPLRPPRMKFITEIWHPNIEKNGDVCISILHEPGDDKWGYEKASERWLPVHTVETILISVISMLADPNDESPANVDAAKEWRESYTEFKRKVARCVRKSQEECL; this is translated from the exons ATGTCAGAGCCACAGTCCGCGCTTCTACTAAGAAAACAATTAGCAG aattgaataaaaaccCAGTTGAAGGGTTTTCAGCTGGTCTAATCGACGACAATGATATATATCGCTGGGAAGTGCTTATTATTGGACCTCCGGACACATTGTA cgaggGAGGTTTCTTTAAAGCACATTTACAATTTCCCAAAGAGTATCCACTCAGGCCACCGAGAATGAAATTCATCACAGAAATTTGGCATCCCAATA TTGAGAAGAACGGGGATGTTTGCATATCCATTTTGCACGAGCCTGGTGATGATAAATGGGGCTATGAAAAAGCATCCGAACGATGGTTACCAGTCCACACGGTCGAAACAATTTTAATCAGTGTCATTAGTATGCTGGCTGATCCAAACGATGAAAGTCCTGCCAACGTGGATGCAGCT AAAGAGTGGAGGGAAAGTTATACGGAATTCAAACGAAAAGTCGCAAGGTGCGTCCGAAAAAGCCAAGAGGAGTGTTTGTAG